The sequence CGGCCCTTCACGCGCACGGACTTCGGGCGCGTGGGGCCCTCGTCTCCAGGAGCCGCTCACGCGAGTCACTCCGGCGAGTCACTCCGGCGAGTCACTCCACTGAGTCGCCCCGGCGCGCGCGGCTCACTTCATCCGCAGCACGACCTTGCCCGTCGCCTTCCGGGACTCCAGCTCGCGCAGCGCCTGGGCGCCCTGCTCCAGCGGGAAGACGCTACCCACCACCGGCTCGAGCACACCCTGGTCCGCCATGGCCTCCAGGTCCTTGGCGATGGTGGGCGTCAGCGACGGCTCGTGCAGGAGGAAGCCGCCCCACGCCACGCCCACCACGTCGATGTTGCGCAGGAGCAGCCGGTTCACCTGCACCTCGGGGATGCGGCCGCCCGCGAAGCCCACCACCAGCAGCCGTCCCTCGGGCGCGAGGCACTTGAGGCTCTTGTCGAAGATGTCGCCACCCACCGGGTCCAGCACGATGTTGGCCCCCAGGCCGCCCGTCTTCTCGCGCACCTGCGCCAGCCAGTCACCGGTGGACAGCAGCACCTCGTGCGCGCCGGCCTTGCGCGCCACCTCGGCCTTGCGCTCGTCACTCACCACGGCGAGCACGCGCGCGCCTGCGCCACGGGCCACCTGAATCGACGCCGTCCCCACGCCGCCCGCCGCGCCGTGAATCAGCACCGCCTCGCCCGCCTTCACCCGGCCGCGCCGGTGCAGCGCGAAGTGGGCCGTGTGGTAGTTCATCACCACGCCCGCCGCCTGCTCGAAGCTCCAGCGCTCGGGGATGCGGAACACCATCTCCGGCGGAATCGCCGCCACCTCGGCGAAGCCGCCCAGCCCGAAGCTGAACGCCATCACCCGCTGGCCCGGCTTCACCGTCGCGTTGGCCGGCGCCTTGCGCACCACGCCCGCCACCTCCACGCCCGGGATGAAGGGCAGCGCGGGCTTCATCTGGTACTGCCCGCGGGTGAGCAGCAGGTCCGGGAAGCTCGCTCCCGCCGCCACCACGTCGATGAGCACCTGGTCATCCGACTCGGGCTCGGGGATGTCCACGAGCTGGAGTCCGTCCGGCCCGTCCAGCCGTTGCAGTTGCAGTGCGCGCATGTCTCTACCTCCAGGGTGGGGCCCTAGCGTAGCGGCCACACCGCGTGCCGCGCGGAAGGAAATCACGTGAAAAATGCGCCGCGTGTCAGAGCCCGCGCGAAGCCCGCGTCATTGTCCTCGCAGGCAAGGTCGACGGCGGCACCGCCCGACACCGCGCCACCCCTTTGAAGCGCCCGGCTGGTGAGTCCCTACACGCACGACTGTTGGTTCGAATCCAACTTCCGCCACCACATGGCGGAATAGCCAAATGGTAAAGGCACTCGACTCGAGATCGAGCTTCACCCAATGGCTTCACCCCTCGGGCGCTTCAATCCCTTTCATACGCTTTGACGTCCGGCCGGAGCGGCCCTACACGCACTGGGTGCCCGAGGTCGCCGGTTCGAATCCGGCTCTCCCGACTCGCTGACGGGAGATAGCTCAGAGGGAGAGCGCGAGCCTTGAAACAGACGGCTTCTCCACTCGGACGTCATTTCCTCTCCACGCTTCATGAATGATCCGGCCGCTCGATGCGGAGTGCCTCCCCAGGCACCCCATCGACGCGGCCTGGTCGCGTTCCCTTCCGGGCGGTCCTGCGCGCGGACCCTTCAAATGTTTTTCCGGCCACACCTCTCTTCGTGAAAAAGCGCCGATCTTCAGGTGACCTGTCACGTTCTGTAGTGGTTTCCACTGACCCGGTTGGGTCGTTCTAAGCCCATGGAATTTTTAGTCTTTACGTGCATTCCTCGAATTTTAAGAGGTCGTGACAACCTGAAATAATCGAGCAACCTTGAAATCCCCGTAACCGTTATGCGACCATGCTTCCTAATCTTTCCGCTTAGGAGGATTACATGGTGCAGAACAAGCGAGTGCGTGGAGCACTCGGAATCGCAGCACTTTCCGTTGTGGTTGGCTGCAATGAGTCCACTCCTGCTCCGGAGGCGAACAAGCCCGCG comes from Pyxidicoccus parkwaysis and encodes:
- a CDS encoding NADPH:quinone oxidoreductase family protein — its product is MRALQLQRLDGPDGLQLVDIPEPESDDQVLIDVVAAGASFPDLLLTRGQYQMKPALPFIPGVEVAGVVRKAPANATVKPGQRVMAFSFGLGGFAEVAAIPPEMVFRIPERWSFEQAAGVVMNYHTAHFALHRRGRVKAGEAVLIHGAAGGVGTASIQVARGAGARVLAVVSDERKAEVARKAGAHEVLLSTGDWLAQVREKTGGLGANIVLDPVGGDIFDKSLKCLAPEGRLLVVGFAGGRIPEVQVNRLLLRNIDVVGVAWGGFLLHEPSLTPTIAKDLEAMADQGVLEPVVGSVFPLEQGAQALRELESRKATGKVVLRMK